One Dermatophagoides farinae isolate YC_2012a chromosome 1, ASM2471394v1, whole genome shotgun sequence genomic region harbors:
- the P58IPK gene encoding dnaJ homolog subfamily C member P58IPK: MVQASMVIKMPPMAKIYFPLLFDIVFNLLYCVYGSDVDTHLELGMELLMKGQLNDALSHYHLAVENDPDNYLTYFKRSTVYQAMGRYRSALDDLNECLKLNPDFVPARLQKAVVLYRQGNLDQAQQEFEYIIHVDPHHPDAHHYYEQIEHLKSDKYLAEHLVEIGKCSEAIPLLNKLSQELYWSYELREMRAHCFENIGDIINAINDLRALTKMKSDNTDGFLKLSKLHYQIGEPEESLNAIRECLKLDPDHKQCHQHYKKVKKLANLYKSGTEFASKHDHQGCIDKLQAALELENQMPNLVHLFKSKLCHCLNLKGDAQQAIKVCTEVLELHPNDIHALCDRADSYINLENYDDASSDYKKVLQIDENMTRAKDGYNKAERLKKQSKKRDYYKILGVPRHATKKDIMKAYRKAASKWHPDQYQGDEKKKAEDKFIDIAAAKEVLTDPEKRQKFDNGEDPLDPEQQNGNAFHPFTQGFDPFGGRYTFKFTF, encoded by the exons atggtacAAGCATCTATGGTAATCAAGATGCCACCAATGGCTAAAATctattttccattattattcgatattGTTTTTAATCTTT TATACTGTGTTTATGGTTCGGATGTCGATACGCATCTAGAACTTGGAATGGAGCTATTAATGAAAGGACAACTAAATGATGCTTTatctcattatcatcttgcTGTTG AAAATGATCCAGATAATTATCTAACTTATTTCAAACGTTCAACCGTTTATCAAGCAATGGGTCGTTATCGATCAGCATTGGATGatctgaatgaatgtttgaaattgaatccaGATTTTGTTCCGGCACGATTACAAAAAGCTGTCGTTCTTTATAGACAAGGAAATCTTGATCAAGCACAAcaagaatttgaatatatcatACATGTTGATCCACATCATCCAGATgcacatcattattatgagcAGATTGAACATTTAAAAAGTGATAAATATCTTGCCGAACATTTGGTGGAAATCGGTAAATGTTCTGAAGCAATACCGTTGTTGAATAAACTTAGCCAAGAATTGTATTGGAGCTACGAACTACGTGAAATGAGAGCacattgttttgaaaatattggcGATATAATCAATGCAATAAACGATTTACGTGCattaacaaaaatgaaatccgATAACACCGATGGATTCCTAAAGCTAAGTAAACTTCATTATCAGATTGGTGAACCAGAAGAATCGTTGAATGCAATACGtgaatgtttgaaattgGATCCCGATCATAAGCAatgtcatcaacattataaaaaagtgaaaaaattggccaaTCTTTATAAAAGTGGGACAGAATTTGCTTCaaaacatgatcatcaaggTTGTATTGATAAATTACAAGCAGCTTTAGAATTGGAAAATCAGATGCCGAATTTGGTTCAtcttttcaaatcaaaattatgcCATTGTTTAAATCTG aaAGGAGATGCCCAGCAAGCAATCAAAGTTTGCACAGAAGTATTAGAATTACATCCAAACGATATCCATGCATTATGTGATAGAGCTGATTCATATATTAATCTTGAAAATTACGATGATG CATCAAGTGATTATAAAAAAGTGTTACAAATCGACGAAAACATGACCCGTGCCAAAGATGGCTATAATAAAGCCGaaagattgaaaaaacaatcgaaaaaacGTGATTATTACAAAATTCTTGGCGTTCCACGTCATGCAACGAAAAAAGATATAATGAAAGCATATCGTAAAGCAGCCAGTAAATGGCATCCCGATCAATATCAAggtgatgagaaaaaaaaggcagaggataaatttattgatattgCTGCAGCCAAAGAAGTGTTAACCGATCCagaaaaacgacaaaaatttgataatggaGAAGATCCATTAGATCCTGAACAACAGAATGGTAATGCATTCCATCCATTTACACAAGGATTCGATCCATTCGGTGGTCGATATACGTTtaaatttacattttaa
- the LOC124493006 gene encoding alpha-1,2-mannosyltransferase ALG9-like codes for MPTKRRLGKQRKPSLPPRVKNEQQDQDCTKQSETNTHSYISTKWIFVWFLFARLCSALWNNINDCDETFNYWEPSHFLIYGNGFQTWEYSPKYAIRSYAYLWLYMLPAKLLKFFFSKIVIFYITRFYMVMISASIETFLFISIRKYFGNQTAVYYCATSCLAAGMFNSMTTFLPSSFAIYIVCLSLAFWLRDNDQLFIFFFAFGSILGWPFISVIGIPMALLILLSNPKQFIKASCISALIILIPTIAIDSYYYGKFVFASLNIILYNVFSEHGPNIYGTEPFSYYIRNLFLNFNIFFFISLTSFPILMITWFMSIKFPIKNQNWIKQFLLNCSLHLWYMIFFYQAHKEERFMYPIYPLLCLTTSLTFNNLTLIVACFSHRLQSFMRKLIGLSFSIFFILSTARISALYEGYYSSMNIYHKFWEPNMIIDSTLHNTTTTTTRIICLGKEWHRFPSNFFIPSKFRIEFIASEFRGQLPKHFDTNVTYPTRTIPDHMNDMNQEETERYIKNVQKDCHYIIDSDYPDYYGRDYPYSKHPESWIIIKSLPFLDQKRSPNILRTFSIPFIFESKCQFIDYNLLANIRYYNKYH; via the exons ATGCCGACCAAACGTCGATTAGGCAAACAGCGGAAACCATCATTACCGCCGCGggtaaaaaatgaacaacaagatCAAGATTGTACGAAGCAATCGGAAACAAACACTCATTCCTACATATCAACTAAATGGATATTCGTTTGGTTTCTATTTGCACGTCTTTGTTCAGCTTTATGGAATAACattaatgattgtgatgaaacATTTAACTATTGGGAACCATCACATTTTCTAATCTATGGTAATGGATTTCAAACATGGGAATATTCACCCAAATACGCTATCCGATCATATGCATATCTATGGCTTTATATGCTACCTGctaaattgttgaaatttttttttagtaaaaTTGTGATCTTCTACATTACCCGTTTttatatggtgatgatttcgGCTTCTATCGAAActtttttattcat atCAATTCGAAAATATTTTGGTAATCAAACTGCAGTCTATTATTGTGCTACTTCCTGTTTGGCTGCCGGTATGTTCAATTCGATGACAACATTTCTTCCAAGTTCATTTGCCATCtacattgtttgtttatcattggCTTTTTGGCTTCGTGACAATGATCAgctttttatctttttctttgcttttgGGTCGATTCTTGGTTGGCCATTCATTTCGGTAATTGG AATCCCTATGGCATTACTTATTCTTCTGTCAAATCCGAAACAATTCATTAAAGCGTCTTGCATTTCGGCTTTGATAATATTAATACCAACTATTGCGATCgattcatattattatggtaAATTTGTATTTGCCAGTTTGAACATTATCCTTTACAATGTGTTCAGTGAACATGGTCCAAATATTTATGGAACTGAACCATTTTCATACTACATAAGAAATTTATTCCttaatttcaacattttctttttcatttctttaaCATCTTTTCCGATTTTG ATGATCACATGGTTTATGAGTAtaaaatttccaatcaaaAACCAGAATTGGATTAAGCAATTTTTGTTAAATTGTTCATTACATCTCTGGTATATGATATTCTTTTATCAAGCTCATAAAGAAGAACGTTTTATGTATCCAATCTATCCTTTATTGTGTTTGACAACATCTCTGACATTCAACAATTTGACATTGATTGTCGCCTGTTTTTCCCACCGTTTACAGTCATTTATGCGAAAATTGATTggtttatcattttcaatatttttcattctcagcACTGCTAGAATATCTGCACTATACGAAGgatattattcatcaatgaatatcTATCATAAATTCTGGGAACCAAACATGATTATCGATTCGACTTTAcataatacaacaacaacaacaacaagaattatTTGCCTAGGCAAAGAATGGCATCGATTTCCaagtaattttttcattccatctaaatttcgaattgaatttattgcaTCGGAATTTCGTGGACAATTACCTAAACATTTTGATACAAATGTCACATATCCAACTCGTACGATACCTGATCATATGAATGATATGAATCAAGAAGAAACCGAACGCTACatcaaaaatgttcaaaaggattgtcattatattattgatTCAGATTATCCAGATTATTATGGCCGTGATTATCCATATTCTAAACATCCAGAATCatggataataattaaatcatTACCATTTCTTGATCAAAAACGATCACCAAATATATTACGTACATTTAGCAtaccattcatttttgaaagtAAATGTCAATTTATCGATTATAATCTATTGGCCAATATCAGATATTATAATAAGTACCATTAA
- the LOC124493010 gene encoding SPRY domain-containing protein 7 → MIMDYLFCLNRCFGFQSTRLTHFEQSFNEICLDGTSVGNDVVIIKKGRRICGSGGAITNFPIVQNKAYFEAKVQQSGNFGIGLATSNVDLNTIPLGTDSQSWVLRQDGTIVHDNKILYQLGNDIQEGDIIAILYDHVELRFHINNKPIEYEVRNVKGSEIYPVVYVDNGTIIDMYFSNFTHQPPSSFDAILIEKALL, encoded by the exons atgataatggattatctattttgtttgaatcgaTGTTTTGGATTTCAATCAACACGATTAACACATTTTGAACAATCATTTAATGAAATATGTTTGGATGGAACAAGTGTTG GGAACGATGTggttatcattaaaaaaggACGTCGAATATGTGGCAGTGGTGGTGCTATAACCAATTTTCCAATCGTACAAAACAAAGCCTATTTCGAGGCTAAAGTTCAGCAATCAG gcAATTTTGGTATTGGCCTTGCCACTAGTAATGTAGATCTGAATACAATACCATTAGGTACCGATAGTCAAAGTTGGGTATTACGACAAGATGGTACGATTGtacatgataataaaatcttATATCAATTAGGCAATGATATCCAAGAAGGTGATATCATCGCCATACTTTATGATCATGTGGAATTACGTTTtcatatcaataataaaccaATCGAATATGAAGTACGTAATGTAAAAGGTTCAGAAATATATCCAGTTGTTTATGTTGATAATGGTACAATAATTGATAtgtatttttcaaatttcacacatcaaccaccatcatcatttgatgctATACTAATTGAAAAAGCATTACTTTGA
- the LOC124493009 gene encoding uncharacterized protein LOC124493009, with amino-acid sequence MSTIHRDHHHHHHNRHNNDDDYYHSDYRHDKYDRRNYDHKDNRDYWIKRRKQRESIGRNGVGYIWNTSPIPTDNSETSNDDDDDNFENINDMNGKNDRKKRKHKHSSKHKSKKEKKKKRKKDKHKKRRHSSSPSPSSSSECNNDDEIKFRTAEEEQFVREFNEKRKLNEKHDENDESDIVGPAPIETLELNNRDFGKALLPGEGAAMAAFVNEGKRIPRRGEIGLTSDQIESFEEVGYVMSGSRHRRMEAVRIRKENQIYSADEKRALAMFNKEERTKRETKILTQFKEMIKQKQSNN; translated from the exons atgtcaacaattcatcgtgatcatcatcatcatcatcataaccgtcacaataatgatgatgattattatcattctgATTATAGACATGATAAATATGATAGACGAAATTATGACCATAAAGACAATAg aGATTATTGGATAAAACGACGAAAACAACGTGAATCGATTGGCCGAAATGGTGTCGGTTATATTTGGAATACATCACCAATACCTACGGATAATAGTGaaacatcaaatgatgatgatgatgataattttgaaaatattaatgatatgaatggaaaaaatgatcgTAAAAAACGTAAACATAAACATAGTAGCAAACATAAATcgaaaaaggaaaagaagaaaaaacgaaaaaaagataaacatAAAAAGCGAagacattcatcatcaccatcaccgtcatcatcgtcagaatgtaataatgatgatgaaataaaattccgAACCGCTGAAGAGGAACAATTTGTCCGTGAATTTAATGAGAAAcgtaaattgaatgaaaaacatgatGAAAACGATGAAAGTGATATTGTTGGACCAGCACCGATTGAAACATTAGAGTTGAATAATCGTGATTTCGGTAAAGCATTGTTACCAGGTGAAGGTGCAGCAATGGCTGCATTTGTTAACGAAGGTAAACGTATACCACGTCGTGGTGAAATCGGTTTGACTAGcgatcaaattgaatcatttgaagaAGTTGGCTATGTAATGAGTGGtagtcgtcatcgtcgtatGGAAGCTGTACGTATACgtaaagaaaatcaaatctatAGTGCAGATGAAAAACGTGCATTGGCAATGTTTAATAAAGAAGAACGTACAAAACGTGAAACCAAAATTCTAACACAATTCAAAGAGAtgattaaacaaaaacaatcgaataattga
- the eIF3l gene encoding eukaryotic translation initiation factor 3 subunit l, translated as MMDDHDSDDYDDNGSEYENVPDQIQEFILNLRKSIVDRNVYEIQALYENNFNKLTEMYYKSEPWPSENAVRMIIDSNDKDDFIFLILYKDLYFRHYYSLDAEVPTEIRLKSFFNYCELFNYILSKNTEPLELPNQWLWDIIDEFIYQFQSFTAFKAKAAELSPEDKENINKPNVWNVHAVLNVLYSLVDKSNINQQLREFNNGRDPDLVAGEYGRLIFYKMLGYFSLIGLLRLHCMLGDYYLAIKVLENIDLNRQQLQSMAISRVLACQVTTFYYVGFAYMMMRRYSDAIRTFSNILVYMQRTKPIYNYRTFQMEMIEKQTDRIYRLLAICLALHPQRIDESIMNQVEEKMHDSFIKLRSGDIKEFKNVFKQSCPKIVSFMANNISYRHQIKIFLEEVEQQQKLLEIRSLLKFYTTMTIEKLASIIEIPAEELNRYLLCFKHKMQNYSSSSKQLDEFQSGSDVDFYIDKDMIHIADTKVAPRYGDYFLRQIYRFDELNRVVSSIVV; from the exons atgatggacGATCATGATtccgatgattatgatgataatggatccgaatatgaaaatgttcccgatcaaattcaagaatttattCTCAATTTAAGAAAATCTATTGTTGATCGAAATGTTTATGAGATTCAAGCTctttatgaaaataatttcaataaattgaCCGAAATGTATTATAAAAGTGAACCATGGCCAAGTGAAAATGCTGTCAGAATGATCatcgattcaaatgataaggatgatttcatttttctcattctttaCAAAGATCTTTATtttcgtcattattattcattggaTGCCGAAGTACCGACCGAAATTcgattgaaatcattttttaattattgtgaattattcaattatatTCTTTCGAAAAACACTGAACCATTGGAATTGCCCAATCAATGGCTTTGGGATATAATCGATGAATTTAtctatcaatttcaatcatttacaGCTTTCAAAGCTAAAGCGGCCGAATTATCACCAGAAGATAAGGAAAACATTAACAAACCAAATGTTTGGAATGTTCATGCCGTATTGAATGTTCTTTATTCATTGGTGGataaatcaaacattaaTCAACAGCTTCGTGAATTTAATAATGGACGTGATCCGGATCTTGTTGCCGGTGAATATGGTCGTCttattttttacaaaatGCTTGGCTATTTTAGTTTGATTGGCTTACTAAGACTTCATTGTATGCttggtgattattatttggccaTTAAAGTTttggaaaatattgatttaaatCGTCAACAATTGCAAAGTATGGCTATATCACGTGTATTGGCTTGTCAAGTGACAACATTCTATTATGTTGGTTTTGCCTACATGATGATGCGTCGATATTCCGATGCTATTCGTAcgttttcaaatattttggtCTATATGCAACGTACAAAACCGATTTATAATTATCGAACAtttcaaatggaaatgattgaaaaacaaactgaTCGTATCTATCGATTATTGGCCATTTGTTTAGCATTACATCCACAACGTATTGATGAAAGCATTATGAATCAGGTGGAGGAAAAGATGcacgattcattcattaaattaCGTTCTGGAGATATTaaagaattcaaaaatgtttttaaaCAATCATGCCCGAAGATTGTATCATTTATGGCTAATAATATTTCGTATCGACAtcagataaaaattttcctgGAAGAAGTagaacagcaacaaaaattattggaaatACGTAGTctattaaaattttatacAACAATGactattgaaaaattggcaAGCATCATTGAAATACCTGCGGAAGAATTGAATCGTTATCTTCTTTGTTTCAAACATAAAATgcaaaattattcatcatcatcaaaacaattgGATGAATTTCAATCCGGTTCAGATGTTGATTTCTATATTGATAAG GACATGATTCATATTGCTGACACAAAGGTGGCACCACGTTATGGTGATTATTTTCTACGACAAATTTATCGTTTTGATGAATTAAATCGAGTCGTTAGCAGCATTGTGGTTTGA